The Streptomyces kanamyceticus DNA segment TGGACTTCGCAAGCTCTAGCGGTTCGGAGGCGACCCGTTCCACCACTTCCGCGAAGATCGTGGTGGCCGGCGGCTTCGGCGTGGGCAAGACCACGTTCGTCGGGGCGGTCTCCGAGATCAACCCGCTGCGCACCGAGGCCGTCATGACGTCCGCCTCCGCGGGCATCGACGACCTGACCCACACCGGGGACAAGACGACGACCACCGTCGCCATGGACTTCGGCCGCATCACCCTGGACCAGGACCTGATCCTGTACCTCTTCGGTACGCCGGGTCAGGACCGCTTCTGGTTCATGTGGGACGACCTCGTGCGCGGCGCCATCGGCGCGGTCGTGCTCGTGGACACCCGCCGTCTCGCCGACTGCTTCCCCGCCGTCGACTACTTCGAGAACAGCGGCCTGCCGTTCGTCATCGCGCTCAACGGCTTCGACGGCCACCAGCCGTACACGCCCGACGAGGTGCGCGAAGCGCTGCAGATCGGACCGGGTACGCCGATCATCA contains these protein-coding regions:
- a CDS encoding GTP-binding protein, translating into MDFASSSGSEATRSTTSAKIVVAGGFGVGKTTFVGAVSEINPLRTEAVMTSASAGIDDLTHTGDKTTTTVAMDFGRITLDQDLILYLFGTPGQDRFWFMWDDLVRGAIGAVVLVDTRRLADCFPAVDYFENSGLPFVIALNGFDGHQPYTPDEVREALQIGPGTPIITTDARHRADAKSGLITLVEHALMARLK